Below is a genomic region from Equus caballus isolate H_3958 breed thoroughbred chromosome X, TB-T2T, whole genome shotgun sequence.
gtaaacaaagccttaccAAAACAAGACAGGTGTTTGCTAGCACAAATGTGCCAGTAGAAGAACAACTCATCAAGTACCATGAAGAACTATGTAACACAgtacacagaaagaaaatgacaactttcTAGAAACCAAACTTGACATCACAGAAgattgagatataactgatagaaaattcaaaatagctgtcatgaagaaactgagtgaattacaagaaaactcagaaagacagttcagtgagctcaggaataaaactaatgaacATAAGGAGTACTTAaccaaagagattaaaattctaaaaaagaaaaaaagcaaaaagaagttCTTGAGCtagagaaaacaataaatgagatGCAGAATAAAGTTGAAAGCATTGGAAATaaagcagaccatatggaagagagaactAGCAAGTTTGAAGATGGAAATCTAGAAATTATTcaggtggaagagaagagaaaactaagatttttaaaaaatgaagaaattatctgagaaatataaaattcaattaggaaaagtaatatAAGGATAATGgctatcccagaaggagaagaaagagagaaaagagcagagagcttattgaaagaaataatagctgagagctTTCCAAAGCTGGGGAAGGACCtggatatagaaatatataaagctaaagaacacctaattatctctgcaaaaaaaaagaccttctccaaggaacattatattaaaactgtcagaagtaaatgacaaagaaagaatattaagagtggccagagagaagaaaataacccacaaaggaacACCTATTAGACTATCAGTAGATTTCTCAAACAGTAACTCTATAGGctagcagagaatggaatgatatattaaaaatattaaaagataaaaaccttcagccaagaatactttacccagcaaaATTAcacttcagatatgacagagaaaggaaatctttcccagacaaacaaaagctgagggagttcattgctgCTAGACCTGCTTCTAGGACACGGATTTCCTTGGTTCCACTTTTACCATTCTGCTTGCTCCACTTTGtcattttttctggtttttattttccttcacatttttTAAGAATACTTTTTGCAAAACTTAATCCTCCAaattatgttttctctctctaatcCATTACTTCAATAATTCATCCATTTTCATGGTTTCATTCCCACCTCTGCATAgagaatttccaaatatatatgtataaatgcgTATTTACTTGACATATGACACTTATTTTTAACTGCAGCCAGATCATCTTCAGTTTAATGATTAATTGTGACCTCAGCCAATATATCCAGAACTGATTCCTCATCTCAACAAACTGGCACCAATttccattcattttattttagtctaGTGGACCACTTTTCTTATGGtcccaaaaggaagaaatataggTATAGTATTTGACTCTCACTACTTTTTATGCCAGGATTTTTCAATACCACTCACCAATGCCTACCATTTTGTTTTTGGCCATGTTTATTGGATTATCTGTCCTTTTCTGTTCTTGCTGCCACCACTCGCCCTCATACCTGCATGACTACAATACTCTATTAGTTAGTCTTTATCTTTTATCCTCTATTCTCTTCTATTCTACAGTTCATACTGCAGACAGCAACATCTAATGACATTGCTACTGCCGTATCACATGACACTCTACAAGTGCTACTTTTGTCCAACTATCAGGTCCTACGATTTATGTGTGACTTCTAGGGCTCTCCACAAGTATGTCTATGCCATCTagctaaagttatttttatagaaTATTAGTACTACAAGAAAGAATCATAGATATTGTATACTAGAAAGATATTTACTGCCTACTTGCCATCTAATATGAGCTAGTTTTCTCAAAAGGATTGACATGTGGGGATATATcaattttgttcatgtttttacTTACTAAACTCCTCACATTATTTGAACATTCTGCCAGTCTCCTCATATCTGTATCGTGTCCATATTTTAAAGTTCATCCCTATCTTACTTATTATAAAGTTGTATTTCATACTTTgctcatttgtatttttcatttttttggaattACTCTTGAAACATATTTTAGCACTTAAATGTTCTCTATTTCATATACGCAAGTTTTATCTTCCTAACTACCTTGTAAACTCATTGAATGACAGACTACCACTTATACATTATTGGTCCATAGATGTTGATGCCCTATAGGTGGTACAAATACCTCTGTTAGAAAACCAAATTACTTCAGTGGTGCACTAACATGTGAGCTCTATTTATTGAATCCTGACCAGGACTGTTATATTCACTGTTCATTTTTAGTAAGACAATCTATTAAGACTGATAAGGAGGGGATTGACCATCTGAAATTGTTTCTTCCCTACTGTCTGCTGTTCCTGAAATTGTTTCTCCACTTTTCTGTCTGTCACTCATTTTCGTATCCCCCACCCCAATTCTCAGTAGCCCCTCTAAGTCCCTTTCTCATCCTCCAACTTTTAGATCCTCCATCTTCAATCTACCTCCTTAAACTATAACCAATTCCTGAGTgccatttttaaaagtccaatatATCCCTTTGTTCTCAAATTGTTATATTCCTTTAACCTTTCTTCTTTCAACCCTCTTCATACTTCATTCTAGGCCTCAATCTTCATGTTACATTCCTCCTTCAGCTCAAACTCTTTCCTAAGGTGGCTTTTACCTTAGTCCAAAAAGTCATACCTGTTACAGGCTCTCCATCTTTCAACCCCAACTCATACATCTCTTCCTTAGGTCCTCCCATTTTACACATCCCTagcattttttttagttttggcCTCATCGTCATTGCAATCTCCCTCTATAATAGTCTTATAAAAATCTATCAGTTGCAGATACCCAATCTCCTACTTTCTATTTCTGCATATTTCCTTGGCCAAAATTTTTCTTCAGACTGGAGTTCCATTTTTCCCATATAGTTTGCAGAATATTTATTATGGGTCCAGCTAAGCTTTAACGTTTTTATCCTTTCCTGCCCATGGCTACCCCTGAAACTTGAATCAGCAGATCAAGACCTAATTATCTTGCTATCCTTGAAGTTGCCAGTCAGTACTCTCCAACTTTGAGTACAGCTTTTACTTCAGAGGACATTGCCCTATCCAAATTTCATATCTGTCTCTTTTTTATTACCCATTCATGTCTATTGTAAATTAATTAAGcaaaaaattattcaatttaaataaaactattGTGTAAAATAACACACGTATAATTTGGATATGGCAAATATCTTAGGTGGTTAATAACATTAACTGAAGTTTGGAAAATACTTTTCTTATTGTGCCTAACACAGAGTTATGCACATAGCAGGAACTCAGCAAAGTTGATTAGTTTCCCTTATAGATTTTATGTTTGATAATTAAACACATGAAGATTGAATGGATATGATTAGGaaattgaattcttaatttttagcTGCCCTCTCCTCAACAAAGTTGAAGGATTTTCAGGGTTCTCCTTTACTTGTATTGTCTTTTCAGGAAAGAAGAGATACAacacaaataagaaagaaatacaggtgtgaagaaaataaatgagtgcTATTTCTTGTGAAATTGAATTGCCAGATTTCTttactggaaattttaaaactgataTGGATGAAAAATATAGAGAATGGAGATTTGTGGGAGGGTGATTATGTGAGGgagaattttttgttgtttcatcTTCCTAGTGGAGAAACCTAATCtgatatatatttcttaatattcaATTTGTTCTAATGTAGTACACTTGGAAAACCTGTGCTGTTGTTTATGATTATCCAAATATGTGATCTATAATTTTCTAAATGTGTTCTAAGTGTACAAAACTACTCCCAAACATACAAGCGAGAACAAAGTGCTCAGTCTATCATAGCTTTTAATAACATCTAGAACAGTCTGttagagtctttaaaaaaaagattttacctTGTAGCTATGACTTTTAAAGTTAGTGATTATCCATTTCCCTCTTCTGCTTCATGCATCGCAGATTTCCCAGATGGTTTAATCTTATTAAAACACCTGTCTATGCCTCTGAATCACATTCAAGTTAATGATTTTGACATCAGGTCATATTATCTCTTTTTGTCTCTGTTAATTTTCTTGCCTCCTTTCTTTGTTCCAAACTGTCTTAGATCAGGTTCACCAGAAAAAAGACTCTGAGATAGAGATTTATGTTCAGgaaatttttttgtgtttgtgggGTAGAGTGGCATGCCACTGACAACAACACCTGTTAGAAAATGAAGGAAGCAGTATTATTTAAAGACAGAGTTCAAATGTGAAGCAGCTAAAAGACTAGACAATTTCAGgggatctctggagctgggatgcaCTTCAGTGATATCCTGAAATGAGGCAAAGGGGCAAAGATGTTATATCTTCTCATTGGCCAGTAATTGGATGTGGACTGGTACTAGAAAGAGGATCTAACCTTGAGAGAGGCAGCTCCCCTGATTGGGGGCAATTACTAGGAAGGGACTCCACTGTGAGCGGCAGCAGTCTACAATCCGTGATGTTTGGAGAATGAATGTCTCAGTCCTCAAGAGGGATATCTGAGTGGCATACCAAGAGATATACCATAGCATCCACATGCAAAACCATgtcaaaatttttctttcctcttccagaCTTAGGTTGGAAATTTTCTTTACACTTCCTTAGATGTCATCAGCTCTCACAGAGACTAAAACAAAGCAAATCTATATTATTAATatagatataattatatatatatgaagtgagagagagagagtatattAAGAgtatgtatttgttgttgttactccATACAGTATGGTGACATAATCCTCTTTTAagggaaatcatttaaaaatgttgttaGCAGTACAactatacttttatatttacatacatttcaTGCACTACACATTTTTTATGcgatgatattttaattataacaactttattgaaaaaTGAATATTGGTTACACTAAAACATCACAAATAACTCTCTAAAAGGATATATTGCTTAATGCTTAGTAAAGATTAAAATACCATGCAACaccaaaaatattaacatatttcttGAAACTTTAGCATTATCTTTGAGCCTCTGATTTTCCCTACTCTATTCATAAATAAGTAATCTAGTATTTCTCAGTTAAATAATGCAAATCTCTTCCTtgctctgtttttgttgttgttgtccttACTCTGATTGCCAGGTCCTTCTAAATGTTACCAAGAAGGAGTCTGTATATTCATGAGAATATccagataaagagaaagttttctaatattttatttagtgagAGTTAAGTCatatttatattctataaatACAGATTCAGAAGCAGTAACAGACATGTAACTTCTTCCATTCATAGAAGTAGTTGTTTGGTAAAGAACAGAATGATTCACTCCTCAATTACCCCAATGCTTCCTTCATTAACCTGTGTGTACTTACACATTCATACAAATATTTCATCCCAGTTAACCCCCTTACACTCTCAACGATGTTGTGCCTGGAGTCTATTGAAGGAATAGAAGGTGTCACCcggttaaaaataacaaaatttagtTAAAAACGATTTTATTCACGCAGCTTTCTTTCAAATATCAAGAACTGTGCACAGTTTGAGATTTTCCCAGGGTAAAATCTTGAAGTTGGACTGCCATAGTTTCATAGATTCTAACATAGGACATGAGATTCTGGGGTTAGAGACAAAGAATTTTATTACTCATGGCAAAGCAGGCAGCCTGAGCTTTATATTTGCATCGTTGCCCCTTGCCTTCCAAGTCATGCAGGGGTGATGCAAAGTGGCACAGGTAAATATTGTGCACATAGTGGGTTTGTGTCATTAGTGAGGAACGTAGAGTTTAGAAAACTCCCAATCTTATAAGAGGGCTGCTTGCAAACTTGCCCAACATTTGCCCTTGGGGGTGATATTATGTTTAATATCCTGGTTAGGAAAGAAATCTAATCTACCCTCTGCTCTAGAGGGAGATACTATCTATAGCTTCCAAGGTTGTTTGCTGTACAAACACCTGTGAAAAGTTATGAACAACAGCTGCCAGTGCCTCTTCACAATATGTAGAAACAGGGCAAATTTTATCTAAACAAACCACCCATCAGCTAGTGTAAACTACAGTAAGTcagaaaagtttgagaattaCACATTTAAACCATAGTTAGGCTAATGGCCCCCTTCCTTTTCCTCAACCCAGATAATAAGAATACTAAGAATATAGCAATAACAAGAACAGTAAATGATCCTTCATCAAATCTATAGATAATTCTAATCATTACTTTATTATACAATAAGGACTCTATTTTTCTTAGCTGATTACTAGAtggaataaattataaatgtttgttacccaagatttccttttgaaaaatgaatgtaTTGTGAAATTGTTTAATATCAGTTGTTAGCATCATAATAGTCaaactttataataaaatttgtaAGCTGATTTCAACatgatttaattaaataatttcaaattgaCAATTGAGCAAATTGCTGACTACATTGTGTTTTAATATATGATACATTTCATACATGAAAATTGAATAATAATAGTCTGCTTAGAATTGAAAgctattttctttaatatgaatGACTCTGTAGTCTTACTATATAAATCCACAGTTTGGGAGCTTTCATATCCTAACTCTGATgcaaaaacaaatccaaaatcaGACTCAGAGACACCTGTATTCTCAGCTCCTTTATTTCTATTGATTAAAGTGAGTCATCTCAGATTGTTCCTATGGAAAACGAATAGTATTAGACACTAAATGTACCAATGGAATTGTGAATAAAATCAATTATTATTTGCGAGTACACTTTTGTTGTGATTTTAGATTTCCTAGAATATTTTTTCATGCTTTcaatttaacttttaaagtatCTTGcataaattagaataaaactaTTACCATATGTTTGATGcagtttcattctttcaaaaccctggaattgttttaattaaatatgTCTAAAAACATAACTTACCAAGAGATATTCAATACACTGATGACAGATAAATAATATGAGGCAAACAGAAAAGTTCATTATAAgatacatttttgaaataaaatataagaatatagTCTTCAATTCTAACTAGTCAAAATTTcagaacataaaaatataaaaggctGCCATTTTCAGAGTTCTATAAGCTTACTTATTCTAAAAATGTATTCTACCCTGTGTTGAGTATATAATTTGCTGGTCTTGATGATGCTAACGTAAACTATTATTATAGAAGTTAGTTACTGTGTGTATATGAAGTAAAGGCAATATCCTatacctatattttaaaatataatgttctgtgaagaaattctgaaaattacTAATGCAatcataaaaggaataaaatacatgCTTGTTCCTctatctttgggaaaaaataagtaCACCTGTGAGGTGTTGAGTTAGTTTGCAAATTTTTAAAGACAGATAACAATCTTTTTAAACATTGAACTGCATTTCTCATTCACTTTTTTCTAGGTATAAACTTGCTTTCCGTCTCCACAGAAGTTGAGAACATCTTTCAAGTGGGCTGCTAGCAAAGGATATATCTAGGATTCTTTATTTTAGAATCTTCTGATTTCACTATTCTGTCCTAACTCATTCTTActtatcatttctaaaattttaactcAAGAGATACCTTTGTATTTATGACAAAAATGTGAGTAATATTCAGTTCAACTAGTTTTTTCTGcatttgaataatattttcaaattttttggagGTGTGTCAGCTAAAATGTGGATTCTACGGATGGTACTACGACAGTGATAAATACTACTTTTTAAATCCAattgctattttcattttatcttcagttaggaaaaatgacaaacaaaagattttttgtattttatttttattgacatcTACCTGATGGCTTGCAGTTTTGTATAACTACGTGTCATATCTCATTTGctttaatgagataaaaattcaaatagcatgtatttttaaaaatggagaaacattTGATGTAGTTGCCTGTATTGTCTTAATCCGTTTAATTGTTCACCTTGTTCACTGTTGACACTGAATAATTTATCTGGAAGCAGCAAATTTACCACCAGATCAACAAATTTGACCTGTCTCAGATATAGCATGATTATCCTCTGCATCATGAGAGTTGAAGGATTTATGTAGTGCAGTATATCTATGGATTAAATAAATTCTATATGTTATTTTATACATACTTATTCAATAAGGTATAATATGCAACAAGCCTCCCAGTAAATTCCAGCTATATTACCTTATTATATGATAACAACAATATGCACTTGCTAAACGTGTGACCTGCGAAAGTCATTCACTTACCTGGAAACTGTTTCTATACATTTAATTTTACCATAAAAATGCATACATGTaagattattgtgaagattaattaacacatctaatGATCTTACCATAGTGCTTCACACATAATGGGTGACCAATAAATATGAGTTGACTTAGAAGTGTAGCTATGGAGTCTACCTTTAAGTTTTACGACTACACAGatcaaaggaaagaagaggtACAAAGTTTTAGCTGCAAGTAGCAAGACAGGAAATTCCTTAAATATGAGTGGGCAATGTGCATATATACATGGGGGAATGGAAAATTTGGGTGGTGATGGTAGGCAATAGTGATGAAGCTTCACTTCCTCTTGGATAGCTTCATCTATCCAAGTGAAAAATGATTACGGTTGTATGCTACCAGTTTATTATTTGTTCCTTTCTATCTCAAACTATTCCATTTCTaccacaatattttctttttatgagtttttatttggaatcatcAAAATTATTATCTGAATGTAGCATATTTATAATACTTGCACTGTTTTTCTAGGCACAGGAATTTTTACCTGTCTCAGATATAGCATGATTATCCTCTGCATCATGAGAGTTGAAGGATTTATGTAGTGCAGTATATCTATGGATTAAATAAATTCTATATGTTATTTTATACATACTTATTCAATAAGGTATAATATGCAACAAGCCTCCCAGTAAATTCCAGGCACAGGAATTTTTACCTGTCTCAGATATAGCATGATTATCCTCTGCATCATGAGAGTTGAAGGATTTATGTAGTGCAGTATATCTATGGATTAAATAAATTCTATATGTTATTTTATACATACTTATTCAATAAGGTATAATATGCAACAAGCCTCCCAGTAAATTCCAGCTATATTACCTTATTATATGATACAATGCAACTTTCAATgcctttaaaatgatttttattgaatttatggAGAACTTTTCAGATATTAAATTTAGCAGAGTCTTTAGAAACATCTGGTGGAACTTTATCTAGCCCTCTCATATATGTTTGCTATCACTGTCAGGATCCTGTGAACTTGGAATCTGATAATATTAACAATATTCTTatctgcagaatggatgttgagAAAGTGCAAACATTTTCTTAGTTCAGTCGCTGACCCAATACAGATCAAGGACCTGATATTTTGATGATCCGTTTGTACTAGTACAGTATAAAAAGACGTTTTCTTATGAATTGTCCTCTTTTCTCAAAGGTGTTTCTTCCCAAGATATCCTATTATTTTGTGCTGCTTTCTGCAACTCtatctaaaaatttaaaatttatgtccATACAATTTCGTCTCAATTTGGTagtcaaaatatgaatttttagaagttaaattttaaaatatattcacctCAATTGAACTTAATTCCAAGGAAAGCTACAAAAATGCTGTCTAAATTCATCCAAATTGTTGAAACTACGCCCACAGATAGGACATAGGTATTTCCAACACTTATTGTTGCTTATGACCACAAACTTCCTATTATAGTGAGATCTCAAATGATCCTCAAAATCTTTTCCATTAAATGTGCCTTGGATTTGGGTTGATGGGACACAGAACACAGGCCTTGCAAAAATGTGGAATTCATCCTTCCCTTTAGTATCAGTTGACTTGTAAAATTTCCCTGCTGTAAGTCTCTCAATGACGGTATGGTAGTAGTACATCTTCAAAGGTCTTCTCAATATTATGGCCTTCTCCACGTGGGTGAGGACATTCTGACGAGGAAGAAACGCTGTATATTTTTGCTTTACCCATACGGTATTTTGAAGACTTGCAGGCTGAGAGAAATGCCTCCCACACAGCAGACGGTGAATCATTCTTCTCATCTCGTGATTGTTGATGAATGGATTTCTCCATGAAATTGAGAGTTGGAGAGGAATTTTGTAATTTATGATGCTATGACAGAAATTACTTGTTTTCATCTCCACTTTTCCTGGGTAGAATCTTGCTCTATTAGTTAAGGGAttgtttttatcaatttttactaGTGGGATATTCAGATAGATAATTCTTTCTAATCCTGAGATGAGAAAGATCCATTTTCTAGGAATGGGGATCTGAAGGAGAAGGCACTCTTCCTTCCCTAAGTCTTCTTTTTGAGGATCTTTTTGAGTCTTCTCTATTTCAAGCTCATTGTTTTCTGCTACTTGAGGAACATCAAGCTCCTGGGAGGTTGGTGTGTCTAGCTCCCTGTTCACTGGGTTGCTTTCCATCTGAGAAATTATATTAGAATCAGCAAATAAAGGCTGAATATTGGTACTACAGTCATTTGGTGCCTCATTTTCTGGATTTCTGAGAGCATTGTCAGCTGGATCACTTCTTTCTTTAGTAAGAGAAGTCATTCTGGGTTCTATTTATGAGAAAGACGAAGATCTATTAAATTGAGGAATACTCCACTTCATAAGAAGTCATTCCTTAGTCCTGGCAAAAAGCATGTGGATGTGTTATTCCAGAGCTTTCTCACacctttaaataaatatatattttttgaaccTTTAATATCAGAGTCCCATacccacaaaataaaataagaaaaatcaaacctGAGGGCAAATATGACTCCTATTAAATAGATATTCTCATTACTTGGTTCTGCAACTTGTACAAACTTGCAGTAATATAAACTTTCTTCTGGCTAATATAGAAATGTACTCTTCACACTACAGTACATATAGTTCCCAATAGAAAGCCCAATTATTCCCTTTTGGATGGTGgattaaatagaatttttatttaacaagatAGATCTGAATTACTGACCTGGGATTTTAAAATGAGACCATAAAGTAGAAGGCAGTCTTTTATAAGTATATATGTTTAAGAGAGAATTAAGACCTACGTGAAAATGAAAAGGTTGAATTCGTATGAAGAACAAGCTATTCTTTCCTTggaatttttcctttgttttattctttcatctGTTCTTTCTAAGCAATATCTATGCAAAGAGCAGCAATTATGAGTTatgagggaggggaaggcagagcaGGTAAGAGAGGGAAGTTGAACAGTAAAGTCCAAACtctggggccagctcagtggcacagcagttaagttcacatgttctacttctgtgacctggggttcgctggttcggatcctgggtgtggacctacataccacttggcaagccatgctgtggcaagcatcccacatataaagtagaggaagatgggcacagatgttagctcagggccagtcttcctcagcaaaaagaggaggattggcagcagatgttagctcagggctaatcttcctcaaaaagaaaaaagactacaTTCTGagtcatttattaaaatatctttcaaattcaccatttccttttcattttcattgcctCAGCACTAATCAAGCTGATAATCACATCATGCTTGCTTTACTGCTGATAGCAGCTGATTTCCTCATTCCAAAGTCTTGGCTcactcttctcctctttcctgcgCCTTTCCTCATGTCACATACCTGCTCAAACACCTTCAGTGGATACTGATTCTCTGAACCATATAGCTGCTATTCCTTTCTATAAGGGGAACTGGGACAATCTGAGTTGGAAGATTTCTCCTAAGTAGAAAGATGGATAGGGAAGTTTCTTACTGAAGGCGATGGTGGGGAAAGGCAAATGCAAGTGGACTGAAAGAAATCTCAAGGAAGTTGCAAAATTAACAAACAGGGCTTCCATTTTTTATGTCTGGCTTTTATGAGCTAATCTAGACAGAATTTATGTATATGTCAGGTGAATTTAAAGACATAAAGTAGCATAGGCCTTTATCTCATACTTCAGTCTTCAGAGCCCGTCCATAATCTGACCCCACTGCCCTGTgcaactttcttttctctattcacTCAGCATGAGTTTTTTGTTCTAATACTGCTGGTCTTTTTGTTATTTCATACTcatatttaacttaaaattttatctttaagtatttttttccaaaatttgatgTTAATTCAAGTGTAACTATTTTTCTCTCAAACagactttaaattttttactgAGCACAGTGATCACATTGAGATTTCATTCTATACGTTCCACTCTAGTGTTGTTCTAGTAGTCGTGGAATTTTACACTCTTTGTCTCCCCCTACTTTTAAGCACTGTATTCTTTGACTTCTGCTACCATGAGATTGTTTGTTACTCTTCTGCTTCCTTTATCTTTAT
It encodes:
- the CPXCR1 gene encoding CPX chromosomal region candidate gene 1 protein, whose translation is MTSLTKERSDPADNALRNPENEAPNDCSTNIQPLFADSNIISQMESNPVNRELDTPTSQELDVPQVAENNELEIEKTQKDPQKEDLGKEECLLLQIPIPRKWIFLISGLERIIYLNIPLVKIDKNNPLTNRARFYPGKVEMKTSNFCHSIINYKIPLQLSISWRNPFINNHEMRRMIHRLLCGRHFSQPASLQNTVWVKQKYTAFLPRQNVLTHVEKAIILRRPLKMYYYHTVIERLTAGKFYKSTDTKGKDEFHIFARPVFCVPSTQIQGTFNGKDFEDHLRSHYNRKFVVISNNKCWKYLCPICGRSFNNLDEFRQHFCSFPWN